A single window of uncultured Pseudodesulfovibrio sp. DNA harbors:
- a CDS encoding SGNH/GDSL hydrolase family protein, translated as MTHILAFGDSFSDNAYCNGCGYNRLSNGKVWVEHLAQMLGATLEDRAWCGAKSGQGNASGPEDWSGLAWQVDTYTPSNSERDVLCTILIGINDVYDGTGKAEEIVANTVSAMSTLEGKGVSHFLISNIPDITLAPAYRKEYAPLKKTVQNLVKNINSQLDMAILGPHGFCKHHPDTAVYPLLNTYALFNELVTSKEFTNTREPWNGTYSNPNTTGYMWWDDWHPMTQTHKTLAHAALKMLETD; from the coding sequence ATGACTCATATTTTGGCATTCGGCGACAGTTTCTCAGATAATGCATATTGTAACGGCTGCGGATATAACAGACTCAGCAACGGCAAGGTCTGGGTTGAACACCTCGCTCAAATGCTGGGAGCTACTTTGGAAGACCGCGCGTGGTGCGGAGCAAAATCTGGTCAAGGCAATGCTTCCGGTCCGGAAGACTGGTCTGGTTTGGCCTGGCAAGTTGACACATACACTCCCTCAAATTCTGAAAGAGATGTTCTCTGCACAATATTAATAGGCATTAACGATGTGTACGATGGGACAGGCAAAGCGGAAGAAATCGTGGCAAATACGGTCTCAGCCATGAGCACTCTTGAGGGGAAAGGCGTCAGTCATTTTCTAATTTCCAATATTCCCGATATAACCCTCGCGCCAGCATATCGTAAGGAATACGCCCCACTCAAAAAGACGGTCCAAAACCTCGTCAAAAATATCAATAGCCAACTCGACATGGCCATTTTAGGTCCACATGGATTTTGTAAACACCACCCCGACACAGCAGTGTATCCTTTGCTGAACACATACGCCCTCTTCAACGAGCTTGTTACAAGCAAGGAGTTCACAAACACCCGTGAACCCTGGAATGGCACGTATTCAAATCCAAACACAACCGGTTATATGTGGTGGGACGACTGGCATCCGATGACTCAAACACACAAAACTCTCGCTCATGCAGCTCTCAAGATGCTTGAAACCGATTAA
- a CDS encoding methyl-accepting chemotaxis protein has protein sequence MLFYKNLSLRNKILVPVVLTVIFVMAVSLSVLVSSVRDISWKASKAYVEEIAARYGTSVENDLKHTTEIGHDLASTVETFLNTEPRPDRQVLIDVVMNLRDNNSEVDGVWFGLKRNFYDGRNSEFAGQPGMQKEGRLSPYATKGGKKLSWMNDFSGEYFQRPLRTGREYLTEPATYNTDGEMVTLVSGCVPIRYKGEVVGVAGSDLVMNNLARIVGAIKPFETGYAVLIADNGVVVVHPNKDFIGKNVTEVVDSGFADRLMRSMESGTVFSEELIAASTGELSEFVGVPIAIGKTGQNWALLVSAPEAKVFADANRLTMLSVGLNIGAIVIIVAVIFFLAGSIVRPILDGVGFAQHIAGGDLTARLNIQQQDEIGTLARSLSSMGDHLKTVVVNVRSAVDDVTSGSNELSSTAESLSQGATEQAANVEEISASMTQMAANIRQSAENAQETERIALSSADSAEKGGKAVDQTVRAMREIADKISIIEDIARQTNLLALNAAIEAARAGEHGKGFAVVAAEVRKLAERSGVAAAEISELSSGSVEIAESAGFMLSTMVPDIQRTAELVQEIAASTNEQNVGADSVNRAISQLDLVIQQIASAAEEMSATSEELAGQATSLQQTMAFFKVSDSSDSRRYVGPNKTCKVVKTPYKQIAVSTHPASINEGNDPMDQGFERF, from the coding sequence ATGTTGTTTTACAAAAATTTGAGTTTGCGGAACAAGATTCTTGTTCCAGTAGTCCTGACTGTCATTTTTGTGATGGCGGTTTCTCTTTCCGTACTTGTATCATCCGTTCGTGACATTTCTTGGAAGGCATCTAAGGCGTATGTTGAAGAGATTGCAGCTCGGTATGGTACTTCCGTGGAGAATGATCTCAAGCATACTACAGAAATAGGGCATGATCTTGCGAGTACGGTTGAAACTTTTCTTAATACTGAACCCCGTCCAGACCGCCAAGTGTTGATTGATGTTGTTATGAACTTACGGGATAACAACTCGGAGGTGGATGGAGTCTGGTTTGGTTTGAAACGGAATTTTTATGATGGTCGGAATAGTGAATTTGCTGGCCAGCCTGGTATGCAAAAAGAGGGGCGGCTGTCACCTTATGCGACCAAGGGGGGAAAGAAGCTGTCATGGATGAATGATTTCAGCGGCGAATACTTCCAGCGTCCTTTGCGTACAGGACGGGAATACCTTACAGAACCGGCGACCTATAATACTGATGGAGAGATGGTTACTCTCGTCAGTGGTTGTGTTCCCATTCGCTATAAGGGAGAAGTCGTTGGTGTAGCCGGTAGTGATCTGGTGATGAATAACCTTGCCCGTATTGTTGGAGCGATTAAACCGTTTGAAACTGGATACGCTGTTTTAATCGCAGACAATGGTGTGGTCGTTGTTCATCCCAATAAGGATTTTATCGGCAAGAATGTTACAGAGGTCGTCGACTCTGGATTTGCGGATCGGTTGATGCGTTCTATGGAATCCGGGACGGTTTTTTCAGAGGAGCTTATTGCTGCGAGTACCGGTGAATTATCTGAATTTGTTGGTGTTCCTATTGCTATAGGGAAAACTGGTCAAAATTGGGCACTTCTTGTTTCTGCTCCTGAAGCGAAAGTTTTTGCTGATGCTAATAGGCTGACCATGTTGAGTGTAGGGCTGAATATTGGTGCTATTGTTATTATTGTAGCCGTCATCTTTTTCCTTGCTGGGAGTATCGTCCGTCCTATTCTTGATGGAGTCGGGTTTGCTCAACATATCGCAGGCGGAGATCTTACAGCACGATTGAATATTCAGCAGCAGGATGAGATTGGGACTTTGGCTCGTAGTTTGAGTAGCATGGGCGATCATCTTAAAACCGTTGTCGTGAACGTGCGTAGTGCAGTGGATGACGTGACCAGTGGTTCAAATGAGCTTTCTTCTACGGCAGAATCATTGTCGCAGGGGGCTACAGAGCAGGCTGCCAATGTAGAGGAGATATCAGCCAGCATGACTCAGATGGCAGCTAATATTCGTCAGAGTGCAGAGAATGCACAGGAGACGGAGCGAATCGCCTTGTCTTCGGCAGACAGTGCTGAAAAGGGAGGGAAGGCTGTTGATCAAACTGTGCGTGCTATGCGTGAGATTGCAGATAAAATCAGTATTATTGAAGATATTGCACGTCAGACGAATTTGTTGGCGTTGAATGCAGCCATCGAAGCTGCGCGTGCGGGAGAACATGGTAAAGGCTTCGCGGTAGTGGCTGCCGAAGTTCGCAAATTGGCAGAACGCTCCGGTGTTGCTGCTGCAGAAATCAGTGAGCTTTCCTCTGGTAGTGTGGAAATTGCTGAATCTGCTGGTTTCATGCTTTCCACTATGGTGCCGGATATTCAACGTACGGCAGAGTTGGTGCAGGAAATCGCAGCTTCTACCAATGAACAGAATGTTGGAGCCGATTCAGTCAATCGTGCTATTAGTCAACTTGATCTGGTGATTCAGCAAATTGCTTCGGCCGCTGAAGAAATGTCCGCAACGTCGGAAGAATTGGCAGGGCAAGCAACGAGTCTTCAGCAAACGATGGCCTTTTTTAAGGTTTCTGATTCCAGTGATTCTCGCCGTTATGTTGGACCGAACAAAACCTGCAAGGTTGTAAAAACTCCTTACAAACAGATAGCAGTTTCAACTCATCCGGCATCGATAAATGAAGGTAATGATCCGATGGATCAGGGCTTTGAACGATTTTAA
- the yut gene encoding urea transporter → MEAPKNNPLFQFVDACLRGCGQVMFQNNPVTGFIFFIGIFYNSWELGACAVLGTAASTLTAIALGADKGLIKAGLFGFNGTLAGIALPFYFICSPELLFYVVINAALSTIIMSALINFLGKWGMPALTAPFVFATWILMFCASKFGLLEAGTLLATSIPDPHTSIVVGKISVMTFMEGVTKGIGEVMFEDSIVTGIIFVIAILINSRISAFFAIFGSLIGLLTALVMQSPEAPLRLGLYGYNSVLCAIALGGLFYYLNWKTFLYATFCMVVGSIAQASISVLLAPIGMPSLTWPFVMVTWMFMFASKGFGHIAAVPAEMLGTPESNLKHP, encoded by the coding sequence ATGGAAGCGCCAAAAAACAATCCGTTATTTCAATTTGTAGACGCATGCCTGCGCGGATGTGGGCAGGTCATGTTCCAGAACAACCCCGTGACCGGTTTTATATTTTTTATAGGAATATTCTATAATTCATGGGAATTAGGTGCCTGTGCTGTTCTGGGGACTGCCGCATCAACATTGACGGCCATAGCGCTTGGCGCGGACAAAGGTCTTATCAAGGCCGGGTTGTTCGGATTTAACGGAACACTCGCGGGTATCGCACTGCCTTTTTATTTTATTTGTAGCCCCGAATTATTGTTTTACGTGGTTATCAACGCCGCTTTGAGCACTATTATCATGAGTGCGCTTATCAATTTTCTGGGCAAGTGGGGCATGCCTGCTCTGACAGCCCCTTTTGTCTTCGCCACCTGGATTCTCATGTTCTGTGCCTCCAAGTTTGGTCTTCTGGAGGCTGGAACATTATTGGCAACTTCAATCCCTGATCCGCACACTTCGATTGTGGTTGGTAAAATCTCAGTTATGACATTTATGGAAGGTGTAACCAAGGGCATAGGCGAAGTCATGTTCGAGGACAGCATCGTTACCGGAATTATTTTTGTCATAGCCATTCTCATTAATTCCAGAATATCCGCATTCTTTGCGATCTTTGGCTCTTTAATTGGCCTGTTGACCGCTTTGGTTATGCAGTCTCCTGAAGCGCCGCTTCGTCTTGGATTGTATGGCTACAACTCGGTGCTGTGTGCCATCGCACTGGGCGGGCTTTTTTATTACCTCAATTGGAAAACATTTCTCTATGCAACATTCTGCATGGTTGTCGGCTCCATAGCCCAGGCATCCATAAGTGTACTCCTTGCTCCCATCGGTATGCCGTCGTTGACGTGGCCATTTGTCATGGTCACCTGGATGTTCATGTTCGCGAGTAAAGGTTTTGGTCATATAGCCGCGGTTCCTGCGGAGATGCTTGGTACGCCCGAAAGCAATCTGAAACACCCTTAG
- the fdhF gene encoding formate dehydrogenase subunit alpha: MRHVIINNKKVEFRENQTLLDAASQAGISIPTLCQSETCYCDDSCELSVAENVDTGELISTSTTLAVEGLNITTESPKVFEARKSKLTSIFSTGAHNCFTAKLPEGKCAPGHLEARDLEWHDHECPAKGACVLQKMAGKHKVPVRDVPLEIETPVVDNRSPFIARDYSRCIKCGQCIATCQDIGQSAISRHSFNGTWHPSVDMEKCTHCGQCIEACPVGALFDKKALGITKKKVKKVQTTCPYCGTGCQLILHVKDEKIIKVTADENIEPNKGRLCVKGRFGYDFIYSKNRLTAPLIKENGEFREASWDEALDLVASKFMEIRDEYGPDSIAGLSCARSITEDSYNMQKLFRATIGTNNIDHCARTUHAPSVVGLTTMLGSGAMSNNFEDIEKASTILVIGSNMTVAHPVVATFVHNAVQKGAKLVVVDPRATKLTEWANMHLRLKVGSDVALINSIMNVLITENLYDKDYVEQWVDGFDELEETVLRYTPEEAEKVTGVPAEQVVDLARLLAESKPAMLIYTLGITEHTSGVHNVFSCANLQLLLGNIGIPGGGVNPLRGQNNVQGACDAGALPDSFPGYEKVHNPAARKKFQKAWNVGNLLGYEGLRLPAMLEGLKTKKVRGFYVFGEDPATTEPDMHHVHGCLSSAEFMVCNDIFPTKTTEYADVVLPSAAWSEDDGTFINTERRVNRVRKVSPPPGEARPNWWIFRELAKRMGDTWESSSAQDIWDNEMAPQCSMLNGITYDRLENESLQWPVPHSLHPGTPHLFKDTPHLFRDVKFKQGKAHFQAIDWTPSAETPDKEYPFILSTGRRLYHYNCSSQTANAVGLNELLSEEIVDIAPEDAKILGFETGEMIQLTSRRGTITVRARVTDEVPRGMVWMAFHFYKNNSNWLTNSAADPISDTAEYKACSVRIDYPAR; this comes from the coding sequence ATGCGACACGTTATTATTAACAATAAGAAAGTGGAATTTAGAGAGAATCAGACGCTTTTGGATGCTGCATCTCAAGCAGGTATCAGCATCCCGACATTGTGCCAAAGCGAGACCTGTTATTGCGACGACAGTTGTGAACTCAGTGTCGCCGAGAATGTCGATACGGGAGAGTTGATATCGACATCGACAACGCTTGCCGTGGAAGGGTTGAATATTACAACTGAGTCTCCCAAAGTTTTTGAGGCGCGAAAAAGCAAATTGACGTCCATCTTTTCTACTGGGGCGCACAACTGTTTTACAGCCAAGCTGCCGGAAGGGAAATGCGCACCCGGCCATCTTGAAGCCAGGGATTTGGAATGGCACGATCATGAATGCCCGGCAAAAGGAGCATGTGTTCTTCAAAAAATGGCAGGGAAGCACAAGGTGCCTGTTAGGGATGTTCCCTTGGAAATTGAAACGCCGGTTGTTGACAATCGTTCTCCGTTTATTGCTCGAGATTACAGTCGTTGTATCAAATGCGGTCAATGCATCGCGACTTGTCAGGACATTGGGCAGAGCGCTATTTCCCGCCATTCTTTTAATGGAACGTGGCATCCTTCTGTTGACATGGAGAAATGCACCCATTGCGGGCAATGCATTGAAGCGTGTCCTGTTGGGGCTCTTTTCGACAAGAAAGCACTTGGGATAACCAAAAAAAAAGTCAAAAAAGTCCAGACGACATGTCCATATTGCGGGACTGGTTGTCAGTTGATCCTTCACGTTAAAGACGAAAAGATCATCAAAGTCACAGCCGATGAGAATATTGAGCCCAATAAGGGACGATTGTGTGTGAAGGGCCGCTTTGGATATGATTTTATCTATTCCAAAAATCGATTGACAGCACCGCTTATCAAGGAGAATGGAGAATTTAGGGAGGCGTCATGGGACGAGGCTCTCGATCTTGTAGCGTCCAAATTTATGGAGATTCGCGACGAGTACGGGCCGGATTCCATTGCTGGTTTGAGTTGTGCTCGAAGCATTACCGAAGATTCATACAACATGCAGAAGCTTTTCAGGGCAACCATCGGCACCAATAATATCGATCATTGCGCACGAACCTGACACGCTCCATCGGTCGTCGGTCTGACGACAATGCTTGGTTCCGGTGCAATGTCCAATAACTTTGAAGATATCGAAAAGGCGAGCACAATACTCGTTATCGGCTCGAACATGACTGTAGCCCATCCAGTGGTTGCGACGTTTGTTCATAATGCCGTGCAAAAAGGTGCAAAACTGGTTGTCGTGGACCCTCGGGCGACCAAGCTTACAGAATGGGCGAATATGCACTTGCGGCTGAAAGTCGGTTCTGATGTCGCGCTGATCAATTCCATAATGAATGTTTTGATCACGGAAAATCTGTATGACAAAGATTACGTAGAGCAGTGGGTTGATGGTTTTGATGAGCTTGAGGAAACCGTACTCAGGTACACTCCCGAGGAGGCCGAAAAGGTCACTGGAGTGCCAGCTGAACAAGTCGTCGATCTCGCACGGCTATTAGCTGAATCGAAACCGGCAATGCTTATATATACGCTTGGTATTACAGAGCACACCTCTGGTGTTCATAATGTGTTCAGCTGTGCAAATCTGCAATTGTTGCTTGGGAACATTGGTATACCCGGTGGGGGCGTTAACCCCTTGCGGGGGCAAAACAATGTTCAGGGCGCATGTGATGCCGGAGCATTGCCGGACTCCTTCCCCGGCTATGAGAAGGTGCATAACCCGGCTGCTCGCAAGAAGTTCCAGAAGGCGTGGAATGTTGGCAATCTCCTTGGCTATGAGGGGTTGCGGCTTCCCGCCATGCTCGAAGGCCTGAAAACGAAAAAAGTCCGTGGATTTTATGTCTTTGGTGAAGATCCGGCAACAACCGAGCCTGATATGCACCATGTCCACGGGTGTCTCTCCTCTGCCGAGTTTATGGTGTGTAACGACATCTTCCCCACAAAGACGACCGAATATGCGGATGTGGTCCTTCCATCTGCTGCCTGGAGCGAAGATGATGGGACATTTATCAATACGGAACGTCGGGTGAATCGTGTTCGTAAGGTTTCTCCTCCTCCTGGTGAAGCTCGACCCAATTGGTGGATTTTTCGTGAACTGGCAAAGCGGATGGGAGACACTTGGGAATCCTCCAGTGCTCAGGATATTTGGGATAATGAAATGGCTCCACAGTGCTCGATGCTGAATGGAATTACCTATGATCGATTGGAAAATGAATCATTGCAGTGGCCGGTTCCACATTCCTTGCACCCCGGCACTCCTCATTTGTTTAAGGATACGCCTCATTTGTTCCGTGACGTCAAATTCAAACAGGGGAAAGCCCACTTTCAAGCCATTGATTGGACACCTTCTGCGGAAACGCCAGACAAGGAGTATCCTTTCATCCTGAGCACAGGCAGAAGACTTTATCATTATAATTGCAGTTCGCAGACGGCCAACGCAGTTGGCCTCAACGAATTGCTCAGTGAAGAGATCGTCGATATTGCGCCTGAAGATGCAAAGATTCTAGGATTTGAGACAGGGGAAATGATTCAGCTCACCTCAAGGCGCGGTACCATTACCGTTCGAGCGCGTGTGACGGATGAAGTCCCTAGAGGAATGGTCTGGATGGCTTTTCATTTTTACAAAAACAATTCGAACTGGCTTACAAACTCAGCCGCAGACCCGATTTCGGACACAGCCGAATACAAGGCGTGTTCTGTCAGAATTGATTATCCTGCGCGTTGA
- a CDS encoding DMT family transporter, with product MIDRTPFSVGFAITLWSSCFVAFRISLTSFDPEPLALLRVTIAATCMVIFGIIKKIRLPQLRDIPTFFFHGLIGIVAFNLAILHGAERISVGSTSFIVSTVPVIATILAVVFLKERITRRNIFGIIISMIGVGIISFGEGDGLTLNVGALFVLMASCFDSVYNIFQKQMLKRYTSVEYVTYTFIAGALSLCVYMPDLIIQLGDASPSALMSTFYLGFLGTAAPYALWCYSISKSNISRIVVFQYAIPILATAIGYVVLGETSPSMALWGGVVALFGAMVSSLPSRFIPKHFAHQLPPFLDVPEGGYMKEKCVTPCTIRHDDRSAP from the coding sequence GTGATTGATCGTACACCCTTTTCTGTAGGCTTTGCCATTACGTTGTGGAGCAGTTGTTTTGTTGCCTTCCGTATCAGTCTGACAAGTTTTGATCCAGAACCTTTAGCGCTTTTGCGGGTTACAATCGCCGCGACGTGTATGGTCATTTTCGGAATAATAAAGAAAATTCGCCTGCCACAACTACGAGATATCCCGACTTTTTTCTTTCATGGTTTAATAGGTATCGTCGCGTTTAATTTGGCGATTCTACATGGTGCGGAACGTATTAGTGTTGGGTCGACGAGTTTTATTGTGAGTACTGTGCCGGTTATCGCAACGATTTTGGCCGTAGTTTTCCTTAAGGAGAGGATTACGCGCAGAAATATTTTTGGTATCATTATCAGCATGATAGGTGTCGGTATTATCTCGTTTGGAGAAGGGGATGGACTGACCTTGAATGTAGGAGCCCTCTTTGTCTTGATGGCATCATGTTTTGATAGTGTATATAATATATTTCAAAAACAGATGCTTAAAAGGTATACCTCTGTCGAGTATGTGACGTATACATTTATAGCCGGGGCCCTTTCCCTTTGTGTCTACATGCCGGATTTGATCATACAGTTGGGTGATGCTTCTCCAAGTGCCCTTATGAGTACTTTTTATCTTGGTTTTTTGGGGACTGCTGCCCCTTATGCCTTGTGGTGTTACAGTATTTCCAAGAGCAATATTTCTCGAATTGTTGTTTTTCAATATGCCATACCGATTTTGGCCACTGCCATCGGGTATGTTGTTTTAGGAGAAACTTCTCCGAGCATGGCTCTTTGGGGTGGGGTGGTTGCTCTGTTCGGAGCCATGGTTAGCAGTCTCCCATCTCGATTTATTCCGAAACATTTTGCGCATCAGCTGCCTCCTTTTTTGGATGTTCCCGAAGGAGGATACATGAAAGAGAAGTGCGTTACGCCGTGCACCATACGGCATGATGATCGTTCCGCTCCATAG
- a CDS encoding zinc ribbon domain-containing protein, translated as MPIYELHCNGCDTDFETLAHSSDEIIPCVHCGSADTRRYISLTSYRHADHWMKNMMSAMHKSQERDKLKKELEAQTV; from the coding sequence ATGCCAATTTATGAACTGCATTGTAACGGCTGCGACACAGATTTTGAGACACTTGCTCACTCAAGCGATGAGATAATTCCCTGCGTTCATTGTGGCTCAGCTGATACGCGCAGATACATTTCTCTTACATCGTATCGTCATGCTGATCATTGGATGAAAAACATGATGAGCGCCATGCATAAATCTCAGGAGCGCGACAAACTCAAAAAGGAACTGGAAGCTCAAACGGTATAA
- a CDS encoding sigma-54 dependent transcriptional regulator, giving the protein MKNHLCPSHPILVVDDEKSALQSFEIALYASGYSNVITCEDSRKVMSLMEKQQFSLVLLDLVMPHIGGPALLKMIKEKYPWLPIIIISAVSDGKSVIQCMRDGARDYLFKPVDKTELAKRVRSTLEFKDMEQENARLREQILETKLKHPEMFSKILTQNSKMLSIFKYCEAVAGSQNPILITGETGTGKELIAQAIHHLSMRCGEFVAVNVAAFDDPVFADSLFGHVRGAFTGADKARKGLVEQANGGTLFLDEIGDLSLSSQVKLLRLLQEQEYFPVGSDLPKKANVRVVTSTLKNLSTLKQEGKFREDLYYRLVGHQVTLPPLRERLDDISLLLDYFLECEATEQGKKKPAYHPELLNFLRTYSFPGNVRELKAMASDAVSQHCSRMLSSASFKNHIQSEDSLGGVVPHVEETASWDTVNFPPESLPPLKEVVSKISTTLINTAMERSGGNQSAAARILGISQQSLSLKLKKMSS; this is encoded by the coding sequence ATGAAAAATCATTTGTGCCCTTCACATCCTATTCTTGTTGTTGACGACGAGAAATCAGCGTTGCAAAGTTTTGAAATAGCTTTGTATGCATCTGGTTACTCAAATGTAATCACCTGTGAAGACAGTAGAAAAGTTATGTCGTTAATGGAAAAACAACAATTTAGCCTTGTTTTACTTGATTTGGTGATGCCTCACATCGGGGGGCCTGCTCTACTGAAGATGATCAAGGAAAAGTATCCATGGCTCCCAATTATTATTATTTCAGCTGTCAGCGATGGGAAATCAGTGATCCAATGTATGAGGGACGGGGCCAGAGATTATCTATTTAAACCCGTAGATAAGACTGAACTGGCAAAACGGGTACGAAGTACTCTTGAATTCAAGGACATGGAGCAGGAAAATGCCAGACTGCGTGAACAAATTCTTGAAACGAAATTGAAACACCCGGAAATGTTTTCAAAGATTCTTACGCAAAACTCCAAAATGCTTTCTATTTTCAAATATTGTGAAGCGGTGGCTGGTAGTCAGAATCCCATTTTGATTACAGGGGAAACCGGAACAGGCAAGGAGTTGATCGCTCAAGCCATTCATCATCTGAGCATGCGCTGCGGAGAATTTGTGGCAGTGAATGTGGCTGCATTTGATGATCCGGTTTTTGCGGATTCTTTATTTGGTCATGTGCGTGGGGCATTTACCGGCGCAGATAAGGCGCGCAAAGGGTTGGTCGAGCAGGCCAATGGAGGCACCCTGTTTCTTGATGAAATTGGAGACCTGAGCCTGAGTTCGCAGGTGAAACTTTTGCGATTGTTGCAGGAGCAAGAATATTTCCCGGTTGGTTCTGACCTTCCGAAAAAGGCCAATGTTCGTGTCGTGACATCAACACTGAAGAATTTGTCCACCTTGAAACAAGAAGGGAAGTTCAGGGAAGATCTCTACTATAGACTTGTCGGCCATCAGGTTACGCTCCCTCCATTGCGCGAAAGGCTTGATGATATCTCCCTGCTTTTGGATTATTTCTTGGAATGTGAAGCAACTGAGCAAGGCAAGAAGAAGCCTGCATATCACCCTGAACTTCTGAACTTTTTACGGACATACTCATTCCCCGGGAATGTCCGAGAGTTGAAAGCCATGGCAAGCGATGCCGTGAGCCAGCATTGTTCACGCATGCTGTCTTCCGCCAGTTTCAAGAATCATATTCAGAGCGAAGATTCACTTGGGGGAGTGGTCCCTCATGTTGAAGAGACCGCTTCATGGGACACTGTGAATTTTCCGCCGGAAAGTCTTCCCCCGCTTAAGGAAGTTGTCTCAAAGATATCCACGACACTTATAAATACAGCCATGGAACGGTCGGGCGGGAATCAGAGTGCCGCAGCGCGAATACTCGGTATTTCACAACAATCATTGAGTCTGAAATTAAAGAAGATGAGTAGTTAG